One Vanessa cardui chromosome 4, ilVanCard2.1, whole genome shotgun sequence genomic window carries:
- the LOC124544290 gene encoding cyclic AMP response element-binding protein A isoform X1, producing MESYFDISNDLNDVWEADIDPEMQDVLDEDSEMGDWLIERDSKLGVVLHDRLMTDAALGAAPIKTEHSYSLHSDVESAPPSPHHTKVDDMEDECYPAIPASAWRSRRRSSDSPPPEVKAEPKSEPESPASSCPPSPTPGTPVTHVDYVIDHTTGTIHMPQAVLQKVGAAGVPQLLLSAAPRISMNNNKLSIKVTSSGTSAGFNLPPTPPSSLSSSDSEGALSPAHEASAPPAAPAAPPRRAHLYVSHHSRQPINTPLISSQPKGSTGTLVLTEEEKRTLLAEGYPVPTRLPLTKAEEKSLKKIRRKIKNKISAQESRRKKKEYMDQLERKVEILVSENTDYRKRVETLEQTNANLLSQLAALQALVTRGARK from the exons GAGATGCAAGATGTCTTAGACGAGGACTCAGAGATGGGCGACTGGCTGATCGAACGAGACTCCAAGCTAGGCGTGGTGTTACACGACAGACTGATGACAGATGCAGCTCTCGGCGCAGCCCCCATCAAGACAGAACATTCCTACAGCCTCCACTCCGATGTCGAATCAGCGCCACCTTCGCCACACCACACCAAAGTTGACG ACATGGAAGACGAATGCTATCCAGCCATACCAGCGAGCGCGTGGCGGAGCAGAAGGAGGTCCAGTGATTCTCCACCGCCAGAAGTGAAGGCTGAACCCAAATCGGAGCCCGAGTCTCCTGCATCGTCCTGCCCTCCCTCGCCGACCCCTGGCACGCCTGTCACACACGTCGACTACGTCATTGACCACACG ACCGGAACAATTCACATGCCACAAGCGGTGCTCCAGAAAGTCGGGGCGGCGGGGGTGCCGCAGCTACTGCTGAGTGCGGCGCCGCGCATCTCCATGAATAACAATAAGCTCTCCATTAAAGTCACATCGTCCGGCACTTCAG CAGGCTTCAACCTGCCGCCCACGCCGCCGTCGTCGCTGTCGTCGTCGGACAGCGAGGGCGCGCTGTCGCCGGCGCACGAGGCGTcggcgccgcccgccgcgcccgccgcgccgccgcgccgcgcgcaccTCTACGTGTCGCACCACTCGCGACAGCCCATCAACACGCCACTCATCAGCAGCCAGCCG AAGGGTTCAACGGGTACGCTGGTGTTAACGGAGGAAGAGAAGCGCACACTACTGGCTGAGGGTTATCCCGTCCCGACGCGCCTACCCCTCACCAAAGCTGAGGAGAAATCACTCAAAAAAATCAggaggaaaattaaaaataag ATATCGGCACAAGAAAGCAGACGCAAAAAGAAGGAATACATGGACCAATTAGAGAGGAAAGTAGAAATTTTAGTATCAGAGAATACAGACTACAGAAAGAGGGTGGAAACACTGGAGCAGACGAACGCGAATCTTCTGAGCCAGCTCGCCGCTCTGCAGGCGCTCGTCACTCGGGGCGCCCGGAAGTGA
- the LOC124544290 gene encoding cyclic AMP response element-binding protein A isoform X2 translates to MESYFDISNDLNDVWEADIDPEMQDVLDEDSEMGDWLIERDSKLGVVLHDRLMTDAALGAAPIKTEHSYSLHSDVESAPPSPHHTKVDDMEDECYPAIPASAWRSRRRSSDSPPPEVKAEPKSEPESPASSCPPSPTPGTPVTHVDYVIDHTTGTIHMPQAVLQKVGAAGVPQLLLSAAPRISMNNNKLSIKVTSSGTSGFNLPPTPPSSLSSSDSEGALSPAHEASAPPAAPAAPPRRAHLYVSHHSRQPINTPLISSQPKGSTGTLVLTEEEKRTLLAEGYPVPTRLPLTKAEEKSLKKIRRKIKNKISAQESRRKKKEYMDQLERKVEILVSENTDYRKRVETLEQTNANLLSQLAALQALVTRGARK, encoded by the exons GAGATGCAAGATGTCTTAGACGAGGACTCAGAGATGGGCGACTGGCTGATCGAACGAGACTCCAAGCTAGGCGTGGTGTTACACGACAGACTGATGACAGATGCAGCTCTCGGCGCAGCCCCCATCAAGACAGAACATTCCTACAGCCTCCACTCCGATGTCGAATCAGCGCCACCTTCGCCACACCACACCAAAGTTGACG ACATGGAAGACGAATGCTATCCAGCCATACCAGCGAGCGCGTGGCGGAGCAGAAGGAGGTCCAGTGATTCTCCACCGCCAGAAGTGAAGGCTGAACCCAAATCGGAGCCCGAGTCTCCTGCATCGTCCTGCCCTCCCTCGCCGACCCCTGGCACGCCTGTCACACACGTCGACTACGTCATTGACCACACG ACCGGAACAATTCACATGCCACAAGCGGTGCTCCAGAAAGTCGGGGCGGCGGGGGTGCCGCAGCTACTGCTGAGTGCGGCGCCGCGCATCTCCATGAATAACAATAAGCTCTCCATTAAAGTCACATCGTCCGGCACTTCAG GCTTCAACCTGCCGCCCACGCCGCCGTCGTCGCTGTCGTCGTCGGACAGCGAGGGCGCGCTGTCGCCGGCGCACGAGGCGTcggcgccgcccgccgcgcccgccgcgccgccgcgccgcgcgcaccTCTACGTGTCGCACCACTCGCGACAGCCCATCAACACGCCACTCATCAGCAGCCAGCCG AAGGGTTCAACGGGTACGCTGGTGTTAACGGAGGAAGAGAAGCGCACACTACTGGCTGAGGGTTATCCCGTCCCGACGCGCCTACCCCTCACCAAAGCTGAGGAGAAATCACTCAAAAAAATCAggaggaaaattaaaaataag ATATCGGCACAAGAAAGCAGACGCAAAAAGAAGGAATACATGGACCAATTAGAGAGGAAAGTAGAAATTTTAGTATCAGAGAATACAGACTACAGAAAGAGGGTGGAAACACTGGAGCAGACGAACGCGAATCTTCTGAGCCAGCTCGCCGCTCTGCAGGCGCTCGTCACTCGGGGCGCCCGGAAGTGA